The proteins below are encoded in one region of Coffea arabica cultivar ET-39 chromosome 4c, Coffea Arabica ET-39 HiFi, whole genome shotgun sequence:
- the LOC113739199 gene encoding putative F-box protein At1g67623: MANEQKGSSGTSILSLPTEVLSEVLARVASSSSTDLFRAKLCCKLFYEVSDANNIYQRVSLDKFEIVLWQKNHKVSRFLKNCRESKNPEALYRKGVVDFFTDKHEDSALECVEEAANSGHADAAYALGIIYIFVGRDELKCKGLRLLKKSRILKGRVKLCSDNLLALLRMIWVKNLVFLNPTSICFAMTHERKTSSWPMDADEVEESTCEDCACDEEIGTICAALPYR; encoded by the exons ATGGCCAACGAACAAAAAGGGAGTTCAGGAACCTCCATCCTCTCCCTTCCGACCGAGGTGCTATCCGAGGTGCTTGCACGTGTCGCATCTTCTTCATCCACTGATCTTTTTCGAGCAAAACTGTG CTGTAAGTTGTTTTACGAAGTTTCGGACGCAAACAACATTTACCAGCGGGTGTCACTCGACAAGTTTGAAATCGTTCTGTGGCAAAAAAACCACAAAGTGTCGAGATTCTTGAAGAACTGTAGAGAAAGCAAAAATCCAGAAGCCTTGTATCGAAAAGGAGTG GTTGATTTTTTTACGGACAAGCATGAGGACTCAGCATTGGAATGCGTGGAAGAAGCTGCTAATTCAGGCCATGCCGATGCTGCATATGCATTGGGAATAATTTACATCTTTGTTGGTAGGGACGAGTTAAAGTGCAAAGGTCTGAGACTGCTCAAGAAATCTAGAATTCTGAAAGGCAGAGTGAAACTTTGCAGTGACAATTTGCTAGCGCTGCTGAGGATGATATGGGTCAAGAATCTTGTGTTTCTAAACCCAACGTCCATTTGTTTTGCCATGACACATGAGAGGAAAACATCTTCATGGCCTATGGATGCAGATGAAGTGGAGGAGAGTACATGTGAAGACTGCGCTTGCGATGAAGAAATTGGAACAATTTGTGCTGCCCTGCCTTATCGTTAG
- the LOC113739198 gene encoding protein MAIN-LIKE 2-like, with protein MDRLHRYRPSPDEEHSQELLVDRKTHISHIFLAQGEIYSIYPRGSSVELMEWWKRLPRKVAAKVVSVGLGDFLSHLPVADRHRKLPVALAERWWDSTNSFHLPFGEMTLTPLDFTCITGVAVGGLPIPWDYNVRENTNYINEQLGWVPAFASADAIRVTDILSFYKDKAIDENDDVQLAHLTRVFFLYMLGCTLLSNTAKTIHLCCLPALEDVDRIGDYNWGGAGMATLYRFMSAVSRQRTKSLGGYSFVWEVWAYEILQLSPYKLKQDKRDVLPRMWRWRSCNRAS; from the exons ATGGACAGGCTCCATCGCTACCGGCCATCGCCTGATGAAGAACACTCGCAAGAACTGCTGGTTGATCGGAAAACCCACATATCACACATTTTCCTTGCACAGGGG GAAATCTATTCAATTTATCCTAGAGGGTCGTCAGTCGAACTTATGGAGTGGTGGAAGAGGCTGCCTCGTAAGGTGGCTGCGAAAGTTGTTAGTGTTGGGCTTGGAGATTTTCTAAGCCACTTGCCCGTGGCCGATAGACATAGGAAGTTGCCTGTCGCACTTGCGGAGCGATGGTGGGACTCAACAAACTCCTTCCACTTGCCTTTCGGAGAGATGACACTGACACCCTTGGACTTCACCTGTATAACCGGTGTTGCAGTGGGCGGGTTGCCCATTCCGTGGGATTACAATGTTAGGGAAAATACCAATTACATCAACGAGCAATTAGGTTGGGTGCCAGCTTTTGCTTCTGCCGATGCCATCAGAGTTACCGATATATTGTCATTCTACAAAGACAAGGCGATTGACGAGAACGACGACGTCCAGCTGGCACATCTAACTAGAGTTTTCTTTCTCTACATGCTTGGCTGCACTTTACTTAGCAACACGGCCAAAACAATTCACCTGTGCTGTCTGCCTGCACTGGAGGACGTAGATCGTATAGGGGATTATAACTGGGGAGGGGCGGGGATGGCAACTTTGTACAGATTTATGTCCGCCGTCTCCCGACAACGGACGAAAAGTCTTGGCGGCTACAGCTTCGTTTGGGAG GTGTGGGCTTATGAAATTCTTCAGTTAAGTCCGTATAAACTGAAACAGGACAAGAGGGACGTATTGCCCAGAATGTGGCGATGGCGCTCGTGTAATAGAGCCAGCTGA
- the LOC113739197 gene encoding protein FAR1-RELATED SEQUENCE 5-like translates to MGQDGVLKTHDMVQETENGKMGMDGCGSEESGGSIGGHEDEEADKLVGAIGVDDVMKLTFDTEEEAGEFYNLYAKLSGFGIRKSYRNEKWFNYEDQKREAKAITTTGCGACFRMKYDIESVKYVVTRFIMEHNHPLASEASVQHIRSHRKVRDAEYAQAKSLKLVGARIYQIMKHFVIKAGGYSNMGFCIKDLYNRMDEERRKDIFNGDAEGALEFLAAKKDADDMFFYKYHVDNEGRLARLFWADSKSCVDFSVFGDVLVFDTTYKTNKYRKPLVVLAEVNNHLNSTVFGCALLLDERIETYEWVLSTFVEAMKGRKPVAVMTDGDSAMRKAIKNLLPDACHRLCSWHLHRNARSNIRCEEFNNRLYDLMARKFSTLEFEDRWVRYEKHSKV, encoded by the exons ATGGGGCAGGATGGGGTGCTTAAAACTCATGACATGGTACAGGAAACAGAGAACGGAAAAATGGGGATGGATGGTTGCGGCAG TGAAGAAAGCGGTGGTTCAATAGGAGGACACGAAGATGAGGAGGCAGATAAATTGGTGGGCGCAATAGGCGTGGATGATGTAATGAAATTAACATTTGACACGGAAGAAGAAGCTGGGGAATTCTATAATTTGTATGCGAAACTAAGCGGATTTGGGATTCGTAAAA GTTATAGGAATGAAAAGTGGTTTAATTATGAAGACCAGAAAAGAGAAGCAAAAGCAATCACAACGACCGGGTGTGGGGCTTGCTTTCGCATGAAATATGACATAGAATCGGTAAAGTATGTGGTGACACGTTTCATTATGGAGCACAATCACCCGCTGGCATCAGAGGCAAGTGTGCAACATATTAGGTCGCATAGAAAAGTGAGAGATGCAGAATATGCGCAGGCAAAAAGTCTAAAGTTGGTTGGAGCCAGAATATACCAGATAATGAAACATTTTGTTATCAAAGCCGGAGGGTATAGTAACATGGGATTTTGCATTAAGGATCTGTATAACCGAATGGACGAGGAACGTAGAAAAGATATTTTTAATGGCGATGCAGAAGGGGCACTTGAGTTCTTGGCAGCGAAAAAGGATGCcgatgacatgttcttttatAAATATCATGTAGATAACGAAGGAAGATTGGCAAGGTTGTTTTGGGCAGATTCTAAATCTTGTGTGGACTTTAGTGTATTTGGAGATGTATTGGTGTTTGATACaacatacaaaacaaataaatatcgCAAGCCACTAGTTGTACTTGCAGAGGTAAACAACCATTTGAATAGTACTGTTTTTGGCTGTGCGCTGCTATTAGATGAGAGGATTGAAACATATGAATGGGTGCTAAGTACATTTGTAGAGGCTATGAAAGGTAGAAAGCCAGTAGCAGTGATGACGGATGGGGACAGTGCAATGCGAAAAGCGATAAAGAATCTTCTCCCGGATGCTTGTCACAGGCTATGTTCGTGGCACTTGCATAGAAATGCACGGAGTAATATTCGCTGCGAGGAGTTTAATAACAGGTTGTATGACCTGATGGCGAGAAAGTTTAGCACTCTTGAGTTTGAGGATCGGTGGGTTAG GTATGAGAAGCACTCAAAGGTGTGA